A stretch of the Bacillus sp. FJAT-18017 genome encodes the following:
- a CDS encoding Mini-ribonuclease 3, with amino-acid sequence MLEYETTIDEKQLNSLALAYMGDAVFEVYVRRHLLQAGTVRPHRLHVEATKYVSAKAQSRILYFFLEEKFLTDEELAVVKRGRNAKSGSVPKNTDVVTYRHSTAFEALMGFLYLGGKIERLEEVIKAAFDYVEDMIGRKKDE; translated from the coding sequence ATGCTCGAATATGAAACAACAATAGATGAAAAACAGCTTAATAGCCTTGCGCTGGCTTATATGGGAGATGCGGTTTTTGAGGTGTATGTGCGGCGCCATCTGCTCCAGGCCGGTACTGTCCGGCCGCATCGGCTCCATGTCGAAGCAACAAAATATGTTTCTGCAAAGGCGCAATCTCGAATTTTATACTTTTTTCTTGAAGAAAAGTTTTTAACAGATGAAGAACTGGCAGTCGTTAAAAGAGGAAGAAATGCCAAGTCGGGTTCTGTCCCTAAAAACACAGATGTAGTAACGTACCGTCATAGCACCGCCTTTGAAGCATTAATGGGCTTTTTATACCTGGGAGGCAAGATAGAACGGCTTGAGGAAGTAATTAAAGCAGCATTTGACTATGTAGAGGACATGATAGGGAGGAAAAAGGATGAGTGA
- the cysS gene encoding cysteine--tRNA ligase, with protein MAIQLYNTLTRKKETFVPLEEGKVKMYVCGPTVYNYIHIGNSRPAIVFDTVRRYLEFRGYDVNYISNFTDVDDKLIRAAKELGEDVPTVAERFINAYFEDVSALGCKKADHHPRVMENMDVIIDFISELVNKDYAYESEGDVYFRTRKFNGYGKLSHQSIDELKVGARIERGEKKQDALDFALWKSAKEGEIYWESPWGNGRPGWHIECSAMAKKYLGDTIDIHAGGQDLAFPHHENEIAQSEALNEKTFARYWMHNGYINIDNEKMSKSLGNFVLVHDIIKQHDPQVLRFFMLSVHYRNPINYSEELLENTKTAFERLKTSYQNLQHRLDSSSGLTSNNAEWIAEVDRLREQFIREMDDDFNTANAVSVLFDLSKQANQYLLEKNTSVEVINRFITEFDQLFEVLGLKIATEELLDEEVELLIEKRNQARKERNFQLSDEIRDQLKAMNIILEDTPQGTRWKRG; from the coding sequence ATGGCTATTCAGTTATACAATACACTCACGCGGAAAAAAGAAACTTTCGTTCCGCTTGAAGAGGGAAAAGTAAAAATGTATGTTTGCGGTCCTACCGTATATAACTATATTCATATTGGTAACTCTCGGCCAGCCATTGTTTTTGATACTGTCAGGAGATACCTTGAATTTCGCGGCTACGATGTAAATTATATTTCTAACTTCACCGATGTCGATGACAAGTTAATTCGGGCAGCTAAAGAGCTTGGAGAAGATGTGCCGACAGTGGCTGAAAGATTCATAAATGCTTATTTTGAAGATGTTTCTGCACTGGGCTGCAAAAAAGCCGACCATCACCCGCGTGTTATGGAAAATATGGATGTCATCATCGACTTCATCTCAGAATTGGTTAACAAGGATTATGCTTATGAATCTGAAGGGGATGTCTACTTCAGGACCAGGAAGTTTAACGGCTACGGAAAGTTATCGCATCAATCAATTGATGAACTAAAGGTAGGAGCGCGTATTGAGCGTGGTGAAAAAAAACAGGATGCGCTTGACTTCGCTCTCTGGAAGTCGGCAAAAGAAGGCGAGATTTATTGGGAGAGTCCATGGGGAAATGGGCGCCCTGGCTGGCATATCGAATGCTCCGCAATGGCAAAAAAGTATCTTGGGGATACGATTGACATCCATGCCGGCGGACAGGACTTGGCATTTCCCCATCATGAAAATGAAATAGCCCAATCGGAAGCACTCAATGAAAAAACATTTGCACGCTATTGGATGCATAATGGGTATATCAACATTGATAATGAGAAAATGTCAAAATCGCTTGGGAACTTTGTGCTTGTCCATGACATTATCAAGCAGCATGATCCACAGGTTCTTCGGTTCTTTATGTTATCTGTTCATTATCGGAACCCAATTAACTATAGTGAAGAATTGCTTGAAAATACAAAGACTGCATTTGAGAGACTCAAGACTTCCTATCAAAACCTTCAGCACAGGCTCGATTCGAGTAGCGGCTTGACCTCTAACAATGCAGAGTGGATTGCGGAAGTTGACAGATTGAGGGAACAATTTATCCGGGAGATGGACGATGATTTTAATACTGCAAATGCTGTATCCGTCTTGTTTGACCTGTCAAAGCAGGCAAACCAATATCTCCTTGAAAAGAATACATCAGTCGAAGTAATTAACCGATTTATTACAGAGTTCGATCAGCTTTTCGAGGTGCTGGGCCTAAAAATAGCTACCGAGGAACTGCTTGATGAAGAAGTTGAGTTATTGATAGAAAAACGCAATCAGGCAAGGAAGGAACGGAATTTCCAGCTCTCCGATGAAATCAGAGACCAACTGAAAGCAATGAATATCATACTGGAAGATACGCCTCAGGGTACCCGATGGAAAAGAGGCTGA
- the cysE gene encoding serine O-acetyltransferase, with protein sequence MFELLKEDIKVVFDQDPAARTKFEVVLTYSGLHAIWSHRIAHALFKRKFFFLARLISQVSRFFTGIEIHPGAKIGRRLFIDHGMGVVIGETCEIGNNVTVYQGVTLGGTGKEKGKRHPTVKDGALIAAGAKVLGSITVGEHAKIGAGSVVLKDVPAHSTVVGIPGKIVIQNGVKIGRELDHTDLPDPTADRFRALENELARLKQELEEIKVKGAR encoded by the coding sequence TTGTTTGAATTATTAAAAGAGGATATAAAAGTTGTTTTCGATCAGGATCCAGCTGCAAGGACCAAGTTTGAGGTCGTGCTGACATATTCAGGCTTGCATGCGATTTGGTCTCATCGAATCGCACACGCCTTGTTCAAGAGGAAATTTTTCTTTTTGGCCAGATTGATTTCACAAGTGAGCCGTTTTTTTACAGGGATAGAGATACATCCAGGAGCCAAAATTGGCCGGCGCTTATTTATAGACCATGGTATGGGTGTTGTTATTGGTGAAACCTGCGAAATTGGGAATAATGTTACAGTATACCAGGGAGTTACGCTGGGCGGAACCGGTAAGGAAAAAGGAAAGCGGCATCCGACAGTAAAAGATGGAGCATTGATTGCTGCCGGGGCAAAGGTGCTAGGATCAATAACCGTGGGCGAGCATGCGAAAATCGGAGCCGGGTCAGTTGTTTTGAAGGATGTTCCTGCCCATTCCACTGTTGTTGGAATTCCCGGAAAGATTGTGATCCAAAACGGTGTAAAGATTGGCAGGGAGCTTGATCATACTGATTTGCCAGACCCAACAGCTGACCGTTTTAGAGCATTGGAAAATGAACTTGCCCGCCTGAAGCAAGAACTGGAAGAGATTAAAGTGAAAGGAGCCAGATAA
- the gltX gene encoding glutamate--tRNA ligase gives MSNKVRVRYAPSPTGHLHIGNARTALFNYLFARSQGGAFIIRIEDTDKKRNIEGGEQSQLKYLNWLGIDWDESVDKDGGFGPYRQSERNHIYEEYYTKLLSDGHAYKCYCTEEELEAEREEQSARGETPRYSGKCRHLTNEDRKRLESEGRQPSIRLIVPEGKTYTFNDMVKGEVSFESEGMGDWVMIKKDGTPTYNFAVAIDDHLMEVTHVLRGDDHISNTPKQLMVYEALGWEPPVFGHMTLIVNESRKKLSKRDESIIQFIEQYEELGYLPEALFNFIGLLGWSPAGEEELFSKEEFIEKFDPARLSKSPALFDKQKLAWMNNQYIKKADLDRVVDVSLPHLIKAGFVSENLVGKEMEWVVSLIGLMQEKMSYGAEIVELTDIFFRDDINPDEEAKAILSEEQVPEVLRAFNVELDKLEEFKAEGIQAAMKAVQKSTGHKGKKLFMPIRIATTGQTHGPDLPKTLELLGKEKIQMRLLSIIS, from the coding sequence ATGTCAAATAAAGTTCGAGTTCGGTATGCTCCAAGCCCGACAGGACATTTACATATCGGAAACGCCCGCACAGCGCTGTTCAATTACTTGTTTGCACGCAGCCAGGGTGGGGCATTCATCATCAGGATTGAGGATACCGATAAGAAAAGAAATATCGAGGGCGGCGAACAAAGCCAGTTGAAATATTTGAATTGGCTGGGGATAGATTGGGATGAAAGTGTCGATAAAGATGGAGGTTTCGGCCCGTACAGGCAATCAGAACGCAATCATATTTATGAAGAATACTATACAAAGCTTTTGAGTGATGGCCATGCCTATAAATGTTACTGTACAGAGGAAGAGCTTGAGGCGGAGCGCGAGGAACAGTCGGCGCGCGGGGAAACACCTCGTTATTCCGGAAAATGCCGCCATCTTACTAATGAAGATAGGAAACGCCTGGAAAGTGAAGGAAGGCAGCCAAGTATCCGCCTTATTGTACCGGAAGGGAAAACATATACCTTCAATGATATGGTTAAAGGCGAAGTATCGTTTGAATCAGAAGGCATGGGTGACTGGGTCATGATTAAGAAGGACGGGACACCAACCTATAACTTTGCAGTTGCCATTGATGACCATCTGATGGAAGTAACCCATGTCCTGCGCGGTGACGATCATATCTCCAACACTCCGAAACAGTTGATGGTGTATGAAGCACTTGGCTGGGAACCGCCAGTATTTGGCCATATGACTCTAATTGTGAATGAAAGCAGGAAGAAGCTGAGCAAGCGGGATGAATCAATCATCCAATTCATTGAACAGTATGAAGAGCTCGGCTATTTACCGGAAGCACTTTTCAACTTTATTGGCCTGCTTGGCTGGTCTCCTGCTGGGGAAGAAGAACTATTCTCAAAAGAAGAATTTATTGAAAAGTTCGATCCTGCAAGACTTTCTAAATCTCCGGCCCTCTTTGATAAGCAAAAGCTTGCCTGGATGAACAACCAGTATATTAAAAAAGCAGACCTTGATAGGGTCGTCGATGTTTCGCTCCCGCATCTTATTAAAGCAGGGTTTGTAAGTGAAAACCTTGTTGGCAAGGAAATGGAATGGGTAGTCAGTCTGATTGGCCTCATGCAGGAAAAAATGAGTTATGGAGCCGAAATTGTCGAGCTAACCGATATATTTTTCCGTGATGATATTAATCCTGATGAGGAAGCAAAGGCAATCCTATCGGAAGAACAGGTTCCTGAGGTTCTAAGGGCGTTCAATGTTGAACTTGATAAGCTGGAAGAGTTTAAGGCTGAAGGTATTCAGGCTGCAATGAAGGCTGTCCAGAAATCGACTGGCCACAAAGGGAAGAAGTTGTTTATGCCAATCCGAATAGCTACAACCGGACAAACACATGGACCTGACCTTCCAAAGACACTTGAACTGCTTGGTAAGGAAAAAATTCAAATGAGATTGCTTTCAATTATTAGTTAA
- the ispF gene encoding 2-C-methyl-D-erythritol 2,4-cyclodiphosphate synthase: MFRIGQGFDVHQLKEGRPLIIGGITIPYEKGLAGHSDADVLLHTVADACLGAIGEGDIGKHFPDTDEAFKDADSAKLLEQVWKLVKEQGYRLVNADCTIIAQKPKMAPYIEAIRTRIAELLEAEPSQINVKATTTEWLGFTGRGEGIAAQAVVLLTKS; encoded by the coding sequence ATGTTTAGAATAGGACAGGGATTTGATGTACATCAATTAAAAGAGGGGCGCCCTCTCATTATCGGGGGAATTACAATTCCTTATGAAAAGGGATTAGCTGGGCATTCGGATGCAGACGTCCTTTTGCATACTGTGGCTGATGCATGCCTTGGAGCAATAGGGGAAGGTGATATTGGCAAGCATTTCCCGGATACTGATGAAGCTTTCAAGGATGCAGATTCAGCCAAGCTGCTTGAACAAGTATGGAAGCTAGTAAAAGAACAGGGGTATAGGTTGGTAAACGCAGATTGTACGATTATTGCCCAAAAGCCGAAGATGGCTCCCTATATTGAAGCGATAAGAACGAGAATAGCTGAGTTGCTGGAGGCTGAGCCTAGTCAAATTAATGTTAAGGCAACTACAACCGAGTGGCTTGGTTTTACAGGGCGCGGTGAGGGAATTGCTGCACAGGCTGTGGTTCTTTTAACAAAATCGTAG
- the ispD gene encoding 2-C-methyl-D-erythritol 4-phosphate cytidylyltransferase, whose amino-acid sequence MGYYVILPAAGRGKRMGADVNKLLLKVEGMPILIHTLLVFEKDSQCDGFVLAINPQERTEIEGLLKAYAINKPAIFVAGGAERQQSVFNGLALVNSSLVLVHDAARPFITTEQICRLLETAEQDGAAVLAVPVKDTVKKVIEDRVVETIERSSLWAVQTPQAFRISLLREAHERAEREGFLGTDDASLVERLGHRVSVVFGDYNNIKLTTKEDLVFAEAIIRQKGAR is encoded by the coding sequence ATGGGTTATTACGTTATTCTTCCGGCAGCGGGCCGGGGCAAAAGGATGGGGGCTGATGTAAATAAGCTTCTTCTGAAAGTAGAAGGCATGCCAATCCTCATCCATACCTTGCTTGTTTTTGAAAAAGACAGCCAATGCGACGGATTCGTCCTTGCTATTAATCCACAGGAACGGACAGAAATAGAAGGGCTGCTAAAAGCTTATGCGATTAACAAGCCTGCCATATTTGTGGCAGGAGGAGCTGAACGTCAGCAAAGTGTTTTTAATGGCCTGGCCTTGGTTAATTCCAGCCTTGTGCTCGTTCATGATGCGGCCCGTCCTTTTATAACAACGGAGCAAATCTGCAGGCTTCTCGAGACAGCGGAACAGGACGGGGCAGCTGTGCTTGCTGTGCCTGTCAAGGATACTGTCAAAAAAGTAATAGAGGACCGTGTTGTGGAAACGATTGAACGTTCCAGCTTGTGGGCAGTCCAAACCCCACAAGCTTTTCGCATTTCCTTGCTTCGGGAAGCGCATGAGCGAGCGGAGAGAGAAGGATTTCTAGGGACAGATGACGCAAGCCTTGTAGAGAGGCTGGGACATCGCGTTTCTGTAGTATTTGGAGATTACAACAACATTAAATTGACGACAAAAGAGGACCTGGTCTTTGCTGAAGCCATTATAAGGCAGAAAGGGGCTCGCTGA
- a CDS encoding PIN/TRAM domain-containing protein yields the protein MLKRIVQASFLIIGGTLGIFTIPLLLNLVGADKFPWLNNSYMAAIIGALIFYLLTFWAVEYVVDFVKWLEDSLVKVPITDVLFGSLGLTFGLIVAFLVGFALNAIEVPVINTVAPILLTLLFGYLGFQVGFKKRDELMNLFGSKKKKTTEEELDKPFKHSLKILDTSVIIDGRVADICQTGFLEGTIVIPRFVLQELQHIADSSDVLKRNRGRRGLDILNRIQKEIAVNVEINEKDYEEIQEVDSKLVKLAKDTGGILVTNDFNLNKVCEFQNVSVLNINDLANAVKPVVLPGEELNVQVIKDGKEHHQGVAYLDDGTMIVVEEGREYIGKRIDVLVTSVLQTSAGRMIFAKPKLLEKAL from the coding sequence ATGTTAAAACGTATCGTTCAAGCAAGTTTCCTGATTATCGGGGGAACCCTTGGGATCTTTACAATTCCGCTCTTATTGAATCTAGTAGGCGCTGACAAATTTCCATGGTTGAATAATTCTTATATGGCAGCCATTATCGGTGCACTTATTTTTTATCTTCTTACTTTTTGGGCTGTTGAATATGTGGTTGACTTTGTGAAATGGCTGGAAGACAGTCTTGTGAAAGTGCCGATAACCGATGTTTTATTTGGGAGTCTTGGACTAACTTTTGGGCTGATTGTCGCTTTTTTAGTCGGCTTTGCGCTTAATGCCATTGAAGTTCCGGTAATTAATACCGTTGCCCCTATCCTATTGACTCTCTTGTTTGGGTATCTGGGCTTTCAGGTGGGATTTAAAAAACGGGATGAACTGATGAATCTCTTTGGCAGCAAAAAGAAAAAGACAACAGAAGAGGAACTGGACAAACCATTCAAACATTCTCTTAAAATATTGGATACAAGTGTAATTATTGATGGACGAGTTGCTGATATCTGCCAAACTGGTTTCCTTGAGGGCACGATTGTCATTCCAAGGTTTGTCCTTCAGGAGCTTCAGCATATTGCTGATTCTTCTGATGTCCTAAAACGAAATCGGGGACGGCGTGGGCTTGATATCCTAAACCGGATACAAAAGGAAATTGCCGTAAACGTGGAAATTAATGAAAAGGATTACGAGGAAATCCAGGAAGTAGACAGCAAGCTTGTTAAACTTGCAAAAGATACCGGAGGCATCCTTGTAACCAATGATTTTAATTTGAACAAGGTATGTGAATTCCAGAATGTCTCTGTATTGAATATTAACGACCTTGCCAATGCAGTAAAGCCAGTCGTTCTGCCTGGTGAGGAATTAAATGTTCAAGTCATTAAGGATGGAAAAGAACACCATCAGGGCGTCGCATATCTGGATGATGGAACGATGATTGTAGTTGAGGAAGGTCGGGAATATATCGGAAAACGAATTGATGTACTGGTAACGAGCGTTCTTCAAACATCGGCTGGCAGAATGATTTTTGCAAAGCCAAAGCTTTTGGAAAAGGCCCTTTAA
- the radA gene encoding DNA repair protein RadA, whose product MAKRKTKFICNNCGYESPKWMGKCPGCGEWNTMVEEIEPAATGRRGAFSHSQGTASKAVPITSVETVSEPRIFTNMAELNRVLGGGIVKGSLVLIGGDPGIGKSTLLLQVSSELAQKEHTVLYISGEESLRQTKLRSERIGVASENLLVYSETNLEEINRTIEQTNPEFVIVDSIQTIYHPEVTSAPGSVSQVRECTSELMRIGKTKGIAIFIVGHVTKEGNIAGPRLLEHMVDTVLYFEGERHHTYRILRAVKNRFGSTNEMGIFEMKEAGLEEVENPSQIFLEERSRGAAGSTVVASMEGTRPVLVEIQALISPTSFGNPRRMATGIDHNRVPLLMAVLEKRVGMLLQNQDAYLKVAGGVKLDEPAIDLAVAVSIASSFRDKPTKSTDCIIGEVGLTGEVRRVSRIEQRVQEAAKLGFERVILPANNLGGWTAPKGLELIGVSTVSQALKAALGE is encoded by the coding sequence ATGGCAAAGCGAAAAACAAAGTTTATATGTAATAATTGTGGATATGAATCACCAAAATGGATGGGGAAATGTCCTGGTTGTGGCGAATGGAACACTATGGTTGAGGAAATCGAGCCTGCAGCAACCGGGAGAAGAGGAGCCTTCTCCCATTCTCAGGGAACAGCATCCAAGGCCGTTCCTATAACATCGGTTGAAACGGTTAGTGAACCAAGAATTTTTACAAATATGGCTGAATTGAACCGTGTTCTCGGTGGCGGGATCGTTAAAGGATCCTTAGTCCTGATAGGGGGTGACCCGGGTATAGGGAAATCCACACTCTTGCTGCAAGTATCCTCTGAGCTTGCCCAAAAGGAGCATACCGTCCTCTATATATCGGGTGAAGAGTCCCTGCGTCAAACAAAGCTCCGTTCTGAACGGATCGGTGTAGCTTCAGAAAACCTGCTCGTATATTCAGAGACAAACCTTGAAGAAATTAACCGGACAATTGAACAGACAAATCCTGAATTTGTAATCGTCGATTCGATTCAGACTATTTATCATCCAGAGGTCACTTCCGCACCGGGCAGTGTCTCCCAGGTAAGGGAATGCACATCCGAACTAATGAGGATTGGCAAGACAAAAGGGATTGCCATTTTTATTGTTGGACATGTCACAAAGGAAGGGAACATTGCAGGTCCAAGGCTCTTGGAACATATGGTTGATACTGTCCTATACTTTGAGGGTGAGCGGCACCATACGTACCGGATACTCCGAGCTGTTAAAAACCGCTTTGGATCAACAAATGAAATGGGCATTTTTGAAATGAAGGAAGCCGGCCTTGAGGAAGTAGAAAACCCTTCACAAATATTTTTGGAAGAGCGATCAAGAGGAGCCGCAGGATCGACTGTAGTAGCTTCAATGGAGGGGACGAGACCGGTACTTGTTGAAATTCAAGCATTGATTTCACCGACCAGCTTCGGCAATCCAAGAAGGATGGCAACAGGAATAGACCATAATCGCGTTCCCCTGTTAATGGCAGTACTTGAAAAAAGGGTAGGGATGCTTCTCCAAAACCAGGATGCCTATCTAAAGGTGGCAGGCGGTGTCAAGCTTGATGAACCAGCAATTGACCTTGCTGTGGCAGTTTCGATAGCGTCAAGCTTTAGGGATAAGCCGACAAAATCAACGGATTGCATTATTGGTGAAGTGGGTCTTACGGGTGAAGTGAGACGTGTGTCAAGAATAGAACAGCGGGTGCAAGAAGCAGCAAAGCTGGGTTTTGAAAGAGTCATTCTTCCTGCTAATAATCTAGGCGGCTGGACCGCGCCAAAGGGCCTGGAACTTATAGGGGTATCAACAGTGAGCCAAGCCTTAAAGGCTGCACTTGGTGAATAA
- the clpC gene encoding ATP-dependent protease ATP-binding subunit ClpC: MMFGRFTERAQKVLALAQEEAIRLGHNNIGTEHILLGLVREGEGIAAKALYGLGLGSEKIQKEVETLIGRGQEIPQTIHYTPRAKKVIELSMDEARKLGHSYVGTEHILLGLIREGEGVAARVLNNLGVSLNKARQQVLQLLGSNESGGHPGSTSVSANTPTLDGLARDLTAIAREGSLDPVIGRSKEIQRVIEVLSRRTKNNPVLIGEPGVGKTAIAEGLAQQIVNNEVPEILRDKRVMTLDMGTVVAGTKYRGEFEDRLKKVMDEIRQAGNIILFIDELHTLIGAGGAEGAIDASNILKPSLARGELQCIGATTLDEYRKYIEKDAALERRFQPIRVDEPTAEESVQILQGLRDRYEAHHRVTITDEAIEAAVKFSDRYISDRFLPDKAIDLIDEAGSKVRLRSYTTPPNLKELEMKLEEVRKEKDASVQSQEFEKAASLRDSEQRLREQLEETKKSWKEQQGKENSEVTVDDIAHVVASWTGIPVSRLAQTETEKLLNLEEILHSRVIGQEEAVKAVSKAVRRARAGLKDPKRPIGSFIFLGPTGVGKTELARALAEAMFGDEDAMIRIDMSEYMEKHSTSRLVGSPPGYVGYEEGGQLTEKVRRKPYSVVLLDEIEKAHPDVFNILLQVLEDGRLTDSKGRTVDFRNTVLIMTSNVGADALRRNKYVGFTVQDGEQDYKDMKGKVLEELKKAFRPEFLNRIDEMIVFHSLERKHLNEIVTLMSDQLIKRLKEQDITLKLTDAAKEKISEEGYDPEYGARPLRRAIQKHIEDRLSEELLKGTLLTGQHVIIDADNGEFTVKTAAEEPVQ; this comes from the coding sequence ATGATGTTTGGCCGTTTTACAGAAAGAGCCCAAAAGGTACTCGCATTGGCCCAGGAAGAAGCCATTCGGCTAGGCCATAATAATATTGGCACCGAACATATTTTATTAGGCCTCGTCCGGGAGGGAGAAGGAATTGCAGCCAAAGCACTTTATGGCTTAGGCCTGGGATCTGAAAAAATCCAGAAGGAAGTAGAGACTCTTATTGGCCGAGGACAAGAAATACCGCAAACCATCCATTACACACCAAGGGCCAAAAAGGTAATTGAGCTTTCGATGGATGAAGCGCGGAAACTGGGGCATTCTTATGTCGGTACTGAACATATTCTCCTGGGACTTATTCGTGAAGGTGAAGGAGTAGCCGCAAGGGTTCTTAATAACCTTGGTGTCAGCTTGAACAAAGCGCGCCAGCAGGTTCTCCAGCTTCTGGGCAGTAATGAATCCGGTGGTCACCCCGGGAGCACGTCTGTTAGTGCAAATACCCCTACTCTTGATGGCCTGGCAAGGGATTTGACAGCTATTGCAAGAGAAGGCAGCCTGGATCCCGTAATTGGCCGAAGTAAGGAAATTCAGCGAGTCATCGAAGTATTAAGCCGTAGAACGAAAAATAACCCCGTCCTCATTGGTGAGCCAGGGGTAGGTAAAACAGCAATTGCCGAAGGTCTTGCCCAGCAAATTGTTAACAATGAAGTTCCGGAAATCCTTAGGGATAAACGGGTTATGACACTTGATATGGGAACAGTGGTTGCCGGAACAAAATACCGTGGTGAATTCGAAGACCGACTGAAAAAAGTAATGGATGAAATCAGGCAGGCAGGAAATATCATACTTTTCATTGATGAACTGCATACATTAATTGGAGCCGGGGGAGCTGAAGGCGCGATTGATGCTTCGAACATACTGAAGCCATCCCTTGCTCGTGGTGAACTCCAATGTATCGGTGCGACAACACTTGATGAATACCGTAAATATATTGAAAAGGATGCCGCTCTTGAACGCCGTTTCCAGCCGATTCGGGTAGATGAACCGACTGCAGAAGAATCGGTTCAAATTCTGCAAGGGCTGCGTGACCGCTATGAGGCACACCATCGTGTAACTATTACTGATGAAGCCATTGAGGCAGCCGTCAAATTTTCAGACCGCTATATCTCAGACCGTTTCCTGCCGGATAAAGCAATCGACCTGATTGATGAGGCTGGCTCGAAGGTAAGACTGAGGTCATATACGACACCTCCAAATCTTAAAGAATTGGAAATGAAGCTTGAGGAAGTGCGTAAAGAAAAGGATGCCTCAGTCCAAAGCCAGGAATTCGAGAAGGCAGCTTCTCTGAGGGATTCTGAACAACGCCTTCGCGAACAGCTTGAGGAAACAAAGAAGAGTTGGAAAGAACAGCAAGGCAAGGAAAATAGTGAAGTGACGGTTGATGATATTGCCCATGTTGTGGCAAGCTGGACGGGAATACCGGTTTCAAGGCTTGCACAGACCGAGACAGAAAAGCTTTTGAACCTTGAAGAAATCCTTCATTCCAGGGTAATTGGCCAAGAGGAGGCAGTCAAGGCTGTATCAAAGGCCGTCCGCCGGGCGCGTGCTGGATTAAAGGATCCAAAAAGGCCAATCGGTTCATTCATTTTCCTTGGGCCTACTGGTGTTGGTAAAACTGAACTAGCCAGGGCACTTGCTGAAGCAATGTTCGGTGATGAAGATGCAATGATCCGGATTGATATGTCTGAGTACATGGAGAAGCATTCAACTTCCCGTCTGGTTGGCTCACCTCCAGGTTATGTCGGTTATGAAGAGGGCGGCCAGCTCACTGAAAAAGTTCGCCGCAAACCGTATTCAGTTGTACTTCTTGATGAGATAGAAAAAGCCCATCCAGATGTATTCAATATCCTTTTGCAGGTATTGGAGGATGGACGCCTGACTGATTCCAAAGGCCGTACTGTTGACTTCAGGAATACAGTGTTAATTATGACTTCCAACGTCGGTGCTGATGCGCTTAGACGAAATAAATATGTCGGCTTTACCGTTCAGGATGGAGAACAGGATTATAAGGACATGAAGGGCAAAGTATTAGAGGAATTGAAGAAAGCCTTCCGTCCGGAATTCCTTAACCGGATTGATGAAATGATCGTATTCCATTCACTGGAACGGAAGCATCTGAACGAAATTGTTACACTTATGTCTGACCAGCTAATCAAGCGCTTGAAAGAACAGGATATTACGCTCAAACTTACAGATGCAGCCAAAGAAAAAATTTCTGAGGAGGGCTATGATCCGGAATATGGGGCAAGACCATTGCGCAGGGCAATCCAGAAGCATATTGAAGATCGTCTGTCTGAGGAATTGCTTAAAGGTACATTATTGACTGGCCAGCATGTTATAATTGATGCAGATAATGGCGAGTTCACTGTAAAAACAGCAGCCGAGGAACCTGTCCAATAA